In Cataglyphis hispanica isolate Lineage 1 chromosome 10, ULB_Chis1_1.0, whole genome shotgun sequence, a genomic segment contains:
- the LOC126852411 gene encoding uncharacterized protein LOC126852411 isoform X2 has protein sequence MDTFPSTYIEGFHDPEVVKAMEYKELGKTGLFVSKLSFGSGPLGCHYGSYDETDAIEAVRQAIKQGVNYIDTAPWYGQGRSQTTLGKALKGIPRGAYYITTKIGRYELDYDNMFDFTIEKTRKSFKKSLELLGLDYVDVIQGRNIHDIEFAPSLDIIITQTLPELSKLVAEGKAKHIGITGYPISVLKECVEKSNINIACVLSYARLTLIDDTLLDYIPFFKKHNIGVINAAALSMGLLTNNGPPSWHPASDETKEQCMNAAQYCKDQNVELSKLAIWHSMQYTNVDTNLIGIQSTKQLQMNLDVLQNGITEKEKTVLQEIQKKFLSIIKNQHWEGKEIQMYWKAMKQIS, from the exons at ggaTACATTTCCGTCTACTTATATTGAGGGCTTTCATGATCCTGAAGTAGTGAAAGCTATGGAGTACAAAGAGCTCGGAAAAACGGGTTTATTTGTAAGCAAATTATCTTTTGGTTCTGGTCCACTCGGTTGTCATTACGg CTCGTATGACGAGACCGATGCCATCGAAGCGGTACGTCAAGCGATAAAACAAGGTGTCAATTATATCGATACAGCACCATGGTATGGTCAAGGTCGATCCCAGACAACACTCGGCAAG GCGCTAAAAGGCATTCCGCGAGGAGCTTATTATATAACGACAAAAATTGGCAGATACGAGTTGGATTACGATAATATGTTCGATTTTACTATCGAGAAAActagaaaaagttttaaaaagagTTTGGAGCTATTGGGACTGGATTACGTCGATGTTATTCAGGGAAGAAAT ATTCACGATATCGAATTTGCACCCtcattagatataattatcacGCAAACTCTGCCGGAACTATCAAAGCTAGTAGCCGAGGGAAAGGCTAAACATATAGGTATAACTGGATATCCAATCTCTGTACTGAAAGAATGCGTCGAAaagagtaatataaatatagcctGTGTCTTGAGTTATGCGAGACTCACTCTGATCGACGACACTTTGTTAGACTATATACCATTTTTCAAg AAGCATAATATAGGCGTAATCAATGCTGCTGCACTATCTATGGGTCTTTTAACAAATAACGGTCCACCGAGCTGGCATCCAGCCTCTGACGAAACAAAGGAACAATGTATGAATGCTGCACAATACTGCAAG gaTCAAAACGTGGAGCTTTCCAAACTGGCAATATGGCATTCCATGCAATATACAAATGTAGACACCAATTTGATTGGAATACAAAGCACAAAGCAATTACAAATGAATCTGGATGTCTTGCAAAACGGCATtacggaaaaagaaaagacagtATTGcaagaaattcaaaaaaa attcctatcaataataaagaatCAACATTGGGAAGGTAAAGAGATCCAAATGTATTGGAAAGCTATGAagcaaatatcataa
- the LOC126852411 gene encoding uncharacterized protein LOC126852411 isoform X3: MDTFPSTYIEGFHDPEVVKAMEYKELGKTGLFVSKLSFGSGPLGCHYGSYDETDAIEAVRQAIKQGVNYIDTAPWYGQGRSQTTLGKALKGIPRGAYYITTKIGRYELDYDNMFDFTIEKTRKSFKKSLELLGLDYVDVIQIHDIEFAPSLDIIITQTLPELSKLVAEGKAKHIGITGYPISVLKECVEKSNINIACVLSYARLTLIDDTLLDYIPFFKKHNIGVINAAALSMGLLTNNGPPSWHPASDETKEQCMNAAQYCKDQNVELSKLAIWHSMQYTNVDTNLIGIQSTKQLQMNLDVLQNGITEKEKTVLQEIQKKFLSIIKNQHWEGKEIQMYWKAMKQIS, from the exons at ggaTACATTTCCGTCTACTTATATTGAGGGCTTTCATGATCCTGAAGTAGTGAAAGCTATGGAGTACAAAGAGCTCGGAAAAACGGGTTTATTTGTAAGCAAATTATCTTTTGGTTCTGGTCCACTCGGTTGTCATTACGg CTCGTATGACGAGACCGATGCCATCGAAGCGGTACGTCAAGCGATAAAACAAGGTGTCAATTATATCGATACAGCACCATGGTATGGTCAAGGTCGATCCCAGACAACACTCGGCAAG GCGCTAAAAGGCATTCCGCGAGGAGCTTATTATATAACGACAAAAATTGGCAGATACGAGTTGGATTACGATAATATGTTCGATTTTACTATCGAGAAAActagaaaaagttttaaaaagagTTTGGAGCTATTGGGACTGGATTACGTCGATGTTATTC AGATTCACGATATCGAATTTGCACCCtcattagatataattatcacGCAAACTCTGCCGGAACTATCAAAGCTAGTAGCCGAGGGAAAGGCTAAACATATAGGTATAACTGGATATCCAATCTCTGTACTGAAAGAATGCGTCGAAaagagtaatataaatatagcctGTGTCTTGAGTTATGCGAGACTCACTCTGATCGACGACACTTTGTTAGACTATATACCATTTTTCAAg AAGCATAATATAGGCGTAATCAATGCTGCTGCACTATCTATGGGTCTTTTAACAAATAACGGTCCACCGAGCTGGCATCCAGCCTCTGACGAAACAAAGGAACAATGTATGAATGCTGCACAATACTGCAAG gaTCAAAACGTGGAGCTTTCCAAACTGGCAATATGGCATTCCATGCAATATACAAATGTAGACACCAATTTGATTGGAATACAAAGCACAAAGCAATTACAAATGAATCTGGATGTCTTGCAAAACGGCATtacggaaaaagaaaagacagtATTGcaagaaattcaaaaaaa attcctatcaataataaagaatCAACATTGGGAAGGTAAAGAGATCCAAATGTATTGGAAAGCTATGAagcaaatatcataa
- the LOC126852411 gene encoding uncharacterized protein LOC126852411 isoform X4: MEYKELGKTGLFVSKLSFGSGPLGCHYGSYDETDAIEAVRQAIKQGVNYIDTAPWYGQGRSQTTLGKALKGIPRGAYYITTKIGRYELDYDNMFDFTIEKTRKSFKKSLELLGLDYVDVIQGRNIHDIEFAPSLDIIITQTLPELSKLVAEGKAKHIGITGYPISVLKECVEKSNINIACVLSYARLTLIDDTLLDYIPFFKKHNIGVINAAALSMGLLTNNGPPSWHPASDETKEQCMNAAQYCKDQNVELSKLAIWHSMQYTNVDTNLIGIQSTKQLQMNLDVLQNGITEKEKTVLQEIQKKFLSIIKNQHWEGKEIQMYWKAMKQIS; the protein is encoded by the exons ATGGAGTACAAAGAGCTCGGAAAAACGGGTTTATTTGTAAGCAAATTATCTTTTGGTTCTGGTCCACTCGGTTGTCATTACGg CTCGTATGACGAGACCGATGCCATCGAAGCGGTACGTCAAGCGATAAAACAAGGTGTCAATTATATCGATACAGCACCATGGTATGGTCAAGGTCGATCCCAGACAACACTCGGCAAG GCGCTAAAAGGCATTCCGCGAGGAGCTTATTATATAACGACAAAAATTGGCAGATACGAGTTGGATTACGATAATATGTTCGATTTTACTATCGAGAAAActagaaaaagttttaaaaagagTTTGGAGCTATTGGGACTGGATTACGTCGATGTTATTCAGGGAAGAAAT ATTCACGATATCGAATTTGCACCCtcattagatataattatcacGCAAACTCTGCCGGAACTATCAAAGCTAGTAGCCGAGGGAAAGGCTAAACATATAGGTATAACTGGATATCCAATCTCTGTACTGAAAGAATGCGTCGAAaagagtaatataaatatagcctGTGTCTTGAGTTATGCGAGACTCACTCTGATCGACGACACTTTGTTAGACTATATACCATTTTTCAAg AAGCATAATATAGGCGTAATCAATGCTGCTGCACTATCTATGGGTCTTTTAACAAATAACGGTCCACCGAGCTGGCATCCAGCCTCTGACGAAACAAAGGAACAATGTATGAATGCTGCACAATACTGCAAG gaTCAAAACGTGGAGCTTTCCAAACTGGCAATATGGCATTCCATGCAATATACAAATGTAGACACCAATTTGATTGGAATACAAAGCACAAAGCAATTACAAATGAATCTGGATGTCTTGCAAAACGGCATtacggaaaaagaaaagacagtATTGcaagaaattcaaaaaaa attcctatcaataataaagaatCAACATTGGGAAGGTAAAGAGATCCAAATGTATTGGAAAGCTATGAagcaaatatcataa
- the LOC126852412 gene encoding N-acetyltransferase family 8 member 3-like isoform X2, translating to MSYIVIVRAFKPGDEIGCKELIRNSVMSSLGATFRGMLFKEITFQLIILLSAIMFIFFGMPLTICLVVIPLVVILVYVGTYICFAAKLAEINKEITNIPRLYMSNGFSCFWVAEAFQPYLMTQHPNEVHYTVITEQQYCQANMEVSLQAKKIVGTICLSKSYRLDKCAWIKRLCVHEQYQNKVNFCTLPSVVWDRP from the exons ATGAGTTACATTGTAATTGTGCGCGCCTTCAAGCCAGGCGATGAGATAGGTTGTAAggaattaattagaaatagcGTAATGTCTTCCCTGGGTGCCACGTTTCGTGGAATGTTGTTTAAGGAAATAACCTTTCAACTGATAATTTTACTCTCtgcaataatgtttattttctttggaATGCCGCTGACCATTTGTCTTGTGGTTATACCTTTAGTTGTAATATTGGTATATGTTGGCACATACATATGCTTTGCTGCAAAGCTAGCAgagattaataaagaaattactaATATTCCAAG gcTTTATATGTCTAATGGCTTTTCATGCTTCTGGGTTGCCGAAGCATTTCAGCCTTACTTGATGACACAACATCCTAACGAAGTTCATTATACTGTAATCACAGAACAACAATATTGCCAAGCCAACATGGAAGTTTCTTTGCAAGCCAAAAAGATTGTGGGAACTATTTGTTTGTCCAAGAGTTATAGATTAGATAAATGCGCATGGATAAAGAGACTATGTGTGCATGagcaatatcaaaataaag tAAATTTTTGTACCTTGCCGAGTGTTGTCTGGGATCGACCTTGA
- the LOC126852412 gene encoding N-acetyltransferase family 8 member 3-like isoform X1 has translation MSYIVIVRAFKPGDEIGCKELIRNSVMSSLGATFRGMLFKEITFQLIILLSAIMFIFFGMPLTICLVVIPLVVILVYVGTYICFAAKLAEINKEITNIPRLYMSNGFSCFWVAEAFQPYLMTQHPNEVHYTVITEQQYCQANMEVSLQAKKIVGTICLSKSYRLDKCAWIKRLCVHEQYQNKGIAACLLNTAVQFAIEAGYSCANIVASEYTEDGRELCLKKGFELKQMYRKSILGTYITILMYELSYQIKPSEDDYLPQIGRKFLNLTNYKY, from the exons ATGAGTTACATTGTAATTGTGCGCGCCTTCAAGCCAGGCGATGAGATAGGTTGTAAggaattaattagaaatagcGTAATGTCTTCCCTGGGTGCCACGTTTCGTGGAATGTTGTTTAAGGAAATAACCTTTCAACTGATAATTTTACTCTCtgcaataatgtttattttctttggaATGCCGCTGACCATTTGTCTTGTGGTTATACCTTTAGTTGTAATATTGGTATATGTTGGCACATACATATGCTTTGCTGCAAAGCTAGCAgagattaataaagaaattactaATATTCCAAG gcTTTATATGTCTAATGGCTTTTCATGCTTCTGGGTTGCCGAAGCATTTCAGCCTTACTTGATGACACAACATCCTAACGAAGTTCATTATACTGTAATCACAGAACAACAATATTGCCAAGCCAACATGGAAGTTTCTTTGCAAGCCAAAAAGATTGTGGGAACTATTTGTTTGTCCAAGAGTTATAGATTAGATAAATGCGCATGGATAAAGAGACTATGTGTGCATGagcaatatcaaaataaaggtATAGCGGCGTGCTTACTCAATACTGCTGTACAATTTGCAATTGAAGCAGGATACAGTTGTGCTAATATAGTGGCTTCCGAATATACAGAAGATGGTAGAGAACTGTGTCTTAAAAAGGGATTTGAATTGAAACAAATGTATCGCAAGTCTATCCTAGGAACAtacataacaatattaatgtatgaattatcttatcaaattaaacCTAGTGAGGATGATTACTTACCTCAGAttggaagaaaatttttaaaccttactaattataaatattaa
- the LOC126852404 gene encoding pancreatic triacylglycerol lipase-like, protein MQPANIHHVLFALLIIAVTTSIAGKLQPVKPRVARSRSMLRRIAVLREEKSKVCYDLVGCFADPQHLSIKRPPEHPSVIQTRFFLYTRMNRQNPEPLQYGDDLRSIIHSRFNVTKHLKVFIHGYKGSGNDIGTILILNLLLDIDDTNIVILDWTKGAGTSYAAAVANSELVGRQLALILLDTINLGINPNDIHVIGFSLGAHVAGCASEVLKRKNLLLGRITGLDPASPFFRRHLFREKSRKLDATDAHLVDVIHTDGSQDFADGFGLLKPIGHIDFFPNGGKEQPGCTDVKNSVVVSHLKEKLLDRDIACSHLRAWQLFTESIRSQNEKCKFIAWPCPQGGISYAKGLCFPMQSTNWNQEMGYAVNREPLGIYYLSTRAETPFCGQPLRASVMISEDMPKTSGILFFKIFLGNNSTTLFKIQCTLSKQRNEQMIFYNIAAAEFDTLFEDTPTITGILSYQRKDNKTEGDDTQNPETDVILFNKLAIEDRKGHRWEYCRTNTAINAHEMNEILYVELKNGHCTL, encoded by the exons ATGCAGCCAGCCAACATTCATCACGTTCTTTTTGCCTTACTGATAATCGCTGTTACTACGTCAATTGCTGGAAAACTGCAACCTG TCAAACCTCGCGTGGCACGAAGTCGCTCAATGCTAAGACGGATTGCCGTCCTTCGCGAGGAAAAATCTAAAGTTTGCTACg atttaGTTGGTTGCTTCGCGGATCCGCaacatttatcgataaaaCGACCGCCTGAACATCCTAGTGTAATTCAAACTAGATTCTTTCTCTATACACGTATGAATCGACAAAATCCAGAGCCCTTACAGTACGGTGATGATTTGAGATCCATTATACATTCCCGATTCAATGTCACTAAGCATCTCAAAGTGTTCATACATGGTTATAAGGGCAGTGGGAATGATATTGGCACCATACTTATCCTTAATCTGCTTCTCGATATA GATGACACAAACATCGTCATCTTGGATTGGACGAAGGGAGCAGGAACGAGTTACGCAGCTGCAGTGGCAAATAGCGAACTGGTCGGCCGACAATTAGCTTTGATTCTTTTAGACACCATTAATTTGGGAATCAATCCTAACGACATCCATGTGATCGGTTTCAGTCTTGGCGCACATGTGGCTGGCTGCGCCTCGGAagtattaaagagaaagaacctGCTTTTAGGTCGCATAACTGGTCTCGATCCAGCATCACCATTCTTCAGGCGTCACCTGTTCCGAGAGAAGTCGAGGAAATTGGATGCCACTGACGCTCATCTCGTCGATGTCATTCACACCGACGGTTCCCAAGATTTCGCAGATGGCTTTGGCCTACTTAAGCCGATCGGACATATCGATTTCTTTCCCAATGGCGGCAAAGAGCAACCCGGTTGTACAGATGTTAAGAATTCGGTGGTAGTGAGCCATTTAAAAG aaaagttaTTGGATCGCGATATAGCTTGTAGCCATTTAAGAGCTTGGCAGCTATTTACAGAGAGCATCCGCTCGCAGAATGAAAAGTGTAAATTCATCGCATGGCCCTGTCCACAAGGAGGTATATCTTATGCAAAGGGATTATGTTTCCCTATGCAATCGACCAATTGGAATCAAGAAATGGGTTACGCGGTTAATCGTGAACCTCTGGGAATCTATTATCTGTCAACCAGAGCCGAAACACCATTTTgcg GCCAACCACTCAGAGCATCAGTGATGATATCGGAAGATATGCCGAAAACATCtggcatattatttttcaaaattttcctcGGTAATAATTCTACAACACTCTTTAAGATACAATGCac cttGTCGAAACAAAGAAACGaacaaatgatattttataatattgcggCGGCGGAATTCGATACTTTATTTGAAGATACTCCAACAATCACCGGCATCCTCTCATATCAACGCAAAGACAATAAAACAGAGGGAGATGATACACAAAATCCAGAGACAGacgtaatactttttaataaacttgcCATCGAAGATCGTAAAGGCCATAG GTGGGAATATTGCAGAACAAATACCGCAATCAATGCGCACGAGATGAACGAAATATTGTACGTAGAATTGAAAAATGGACACTGTACCTTGTAA